The Drosophila albomicans strain 15112-1751.03 unplaced genomic scaffold, ASM965048v2 utg000330l_pilon, whole genome shotgun sequence genome has a window encoding:
- the LOC117577233 gene encoding ankyrin repeat and KH domain-containing protein 1-like, whose amino-acid sequence MGRSWRFVGRRRDRGRGRSSGGNSGGYLDVVNVLLSHGASLNEHNVVGRTPLMKAACGGHVEVAKVLLERGASINTRSNEHNESALSVASYKGHPELVYILLEAGADDLNFALSAASKGGQVAVVELLLEYGAEINSSTFPLPSPLECAISNSHLDVTTLPIEAGGNINGAISNGNTYLMMAAGKGDQRMVELILGYGAAVDAEMENGETALMISCKKGHTVAASVLLSYGANVEHMTADKRTPLMEASRAGHFTTANLLIEKGARK is encoded by the exons ATGGGTCGCTCGTGGCGGTTTGTTGGGCGGAGGCGAGACAGAGGTAGGGGAAGAAGCAGTGGTGGTAACTCGGGCGGTTATCTTGATGTGGTAAATGTACTGCTAAGCCACGGCGCTAGCTTGAATGAGCACAATGTGGTTGGACGTACACCGCTGATGAAGGCCGCATGTGGCGGGCATGTGGAAGTAGCCAAG GTGCTTCTCGAGCGTGGAGCAAGCATCAACACCCGCTCCAATGAGCACAACGAGAGTGCATTGTCAGTGGCTAGTTACAAGGGTCATCCCGAATTGGTGTATATCCTACTGGAAGCTGGCGCTGATGATTTGAACTTCGCTCTTTCAGCGGCTTCAAAAGGTGGCCAAGTGGCAGTAGTGGAGTTATTATTAGAATACGGAGCGGAAATCAATAGTTCCACCTTTCCACTGCCATCGCCGCTGGAATGTGCAATTTCCAATAGTCACCTTGACGTTACCACTTTGCCCATTGAGGCCGGCGGCAACATTAATGGGGCCATTTCAAATGGCAACACATATCTAATGATGGCAGCTGGCAAGGGGGACCAGAGAATGGTGGAATTGATATTGGGTTACGGTGCGGCTGTGGATGCAGAGATGGAAAATGGAGAAACGGCGCTCATGATTTCGTGTAAGAAAGGACACACCGTTGCGGCTAGTGTGCTCCTATCTTATGGCGCTAATGTGGAGCATATGACGGCGGACAAACGTACGCCTCTTATGGAGGCTAGTCGTGCCGGCCACTTCACGACCGCGAACTTACTTATCGAGAAGGGCGCACGCAAGTAG